A window of Saccopteryx leptura isolate mSacLep1 chromosome 5, mSacLep1_pri_phased_curated, whole genome shotgun sequence contains these coding sequences:
- the ADRA2C gene encoding alpha-2C adrenergic receptor, with translation MASPALAAALAAAAPAAGPNASGAGDGGSGGVANASGVAWGPPPGQYSAGAVAGLAAVVGFLIVFTVVGNVLVVIAVLTSRALRAPQNLFLVSLASADILVATLVMPFSLANELMAYWYFGQVWCGVYLALDVLFCTSSIVHLCAISLDRYWSVTQAVEYNLKRTPRRVKATIVAVWLISAVISFPPLVSLYRQPDGTAYPQCGLNDETWYILSSCIGSFFAPCLIMGLVYARIYRVAKLRTRTLSEKHTTAGPDGASPTTENGLEAPTGAGENGHCAPPRRPRADVDPEDSSAAAERRRRRGALRRGGRQRAGGEGCAGSADALASGPAEPGALTAAKSPGPSGRLSRASSRSVEFFLSRRRRARSSVCRRKVAQAREKRFTFVLAVVMGVFVLCWFPFFFSYSLYGICREACQVPDPLFKFFFWIGYCNSSLNPVIYTVFNQDFRRSFKHILFRRRRRGFRQ, from the coding sequence ATGGCGTCCCCGGCGCTGGCAGCAGCGCTGGCGGCGGCAGCCCCGGCGGCGGGCCCCAACGCTAGCGGCGCCGGCGACGGGGGCAGCGGCGGGGTTGCCAACGCCTCGGGTGTCGCTTGGGGACCGCCCCCAGGCCAGTACTCAGCAGGCGCCGTGGCGGGGCTGGCGGCCGTAGTGGGCTTCCTCATCGTCTTCACTGTGGTGGGCAACGTGCTGGTGGTGATCGCCGTGCTGACCAGCCGAGCGCTGCGTGCACCACAGAACCTCTTCCTGGTGTCGCTGGCCTCGGCCGACATCCTGGTGGCCACGCTGGTTATGCCCTTCTCGCTGGCCAATGAGCTCATGGCTTACTGGTACTTTGGGCAGGTGTGGTGCGGTGTGTACCTGGCGCTCGACGTGCTCTTTTGCACCTCGTCCATCGTGCACCTGTGCGCCATCAGCCTGGACCGATACTGGTCCGTGACGCAGGCCGTCGAGTACAACCTGAAGCGCACGCCCCGCCGCGTGAAGGCCACGATTGTGGCCGTGTGGCTCATTTCGGCCGTCATCTCCTTCCCACCGCTTGTCTCGCTCTACCGTCAGCCCGACGGCACCGCCTACCCGCAGTGCGGCCTCAACGATGAGACCTGGTACATTCTGTCCTCCTGCATTGGCTCCTTTTTCGCGCCGTGCCTCATCATGGGCCTCGTCTACGCACGCATCTACCGCGTGGCTAAGCTGCGCACACGCACGCTCAGCGAGAAGCACACCACCGCGGGTCCCGACGGCGCGTCTCCGACCACTGAGAACGGGCTGGAGGCGCCGACGGGCGCTGGCGAGAACGGGCACTGCGCGCCCCCGCGCCGCCCGCGCGCAGACGTGGATCCAGAGGACAGCAGCGCGGCGGCCGAGAGGCGGCGGCGCCGGGGTGCCCTGCGGCGAGGTGGGCGGCAGCGCGCTGGAGGCGAGGGGTGCGCGGGCAGCGCCGACGCGCTGGCTTCCGGGCCCGCCGAGCCGGGCGCGCTAACCGCCGCGAAGTCCCCAGGACCCAGCGGGCGCCTGTCTCGCGCCAGCTCGCGCTCCGTCGAGTTCTTTCTGTCCCGCCGGCGCCGGGCGCGGAGCAGCGTGTGCCGCCGCAAAGTGGCTCAGGCCCGCGAGAAGCGCTTCACCTTCGTGCTGGCCGTGGTCATGGGCGTGTTCGTGCTCTGCTGGTTCCCCTTCTTCTTCAGCTACAGTCTGTATGGCATCTGCCGCGAGGCCTGCCAGGTGCCCGACCCCCTGTTCAAGTTCTTCTTCTGGATCGGTTACTGCAACAGCTCGCTCAACCCGGTCATCTACACCGTCTTCAATCAGGACTTCCGGCGCTCCTTCAAACACATCCTCTTCCGACGGAGGAGAAGGGGCTTCAGGCAGTGA